In Corynebacterium aquilae DSM 44791, the genomic stretch TTTGTCGACGCCATCGAAGAGCTCCTGTCTGATGCCGGTGTGAACTACGACCGGGTCACCGCCCGCGTGAAACAATGGCGCTCATTGAAGGCCAAAGCCCTAAAGAAAGGCGCCGATGGCCACCCGCTGTACGGCGATCCCTGGCACGAGATCGTCGACATCGTCGGAGTGCGCGTCACCACGTACAACTCGACCGCCATCCCGGATGTCATTGGGGTGCTCAAGAAATCTTTCGCGGTGAAAAAGCAGGTCGACAAGGCCGCCCAGACCCGTATTTCCGGTGGCTTCGGCTACGGCAGCCACCACCTCGTGCTGCAAGTGACAGAGGCTTGCGAGGATCTGCAGGATTACCTTGGCCTTGTCTTTGAGGTGCAGGTGCGCACCGTGCTGCAGCACGCCTGGGCGGAATTCGAACACGACATCCGCTACAAGGGTGCTGGGGGCGAGTTCGACCCCCGCGTCGACCGCGCGTTCACTCTCGCGGCCGGCCTGATCGAATTGGCGGATCAACAATTC encodes the following:
- a CDS encoding GTP pyrophosphokinase; translation: MPHKKIPALKASYNEFRRTYPLAADDFVDAIEELLSDAGVNYDRVTARVKQWRSLKAKALKKGADGHPLYGDPWHEIVDIVGVRVTTYNSTAIPDVIGVLKKSFAVKKQVDKAAQTRISGGFGYGSHHLVLQVTEACEDLQDYLGLVFEVQVRTVLQHAWAEFEHDIRYKGAGGEFDPRVDRAFTLAAGLIELADQQFDQIAAIQQEVPAGSKDVELSADTLPGILTMLNGTRFPRAKTEYYPWMEDLLISNGVTTVADLKKLLNEADISAVESSMKYRFPPSQLRIIDDLLLRKFGTAYIERTKDTGNRASQRAGRLRKRLKIMQAAGVLDSDK